The Manis pentadactyla isolate mManPen7 chromosome 12, mManPen7.hap1, whole genome shotgun sequence genome contains the following window.
CCTCTTTGCTGATGGGAGTAAAGGTGATGATCTGCTTCTTGCTGGCACTAAGCATTATATCTACGTAGGAATTCAAAAGAGAAATGTCAGGGAGACTCTTACTACTGTCCAGAGGATCGCTGATGgttacaataaaaagaaactagTGAAGGCATTTAAAAAACTTGCCTGCAATGGTACTGTAATTGAGCAGCCAGAATATGGAGAAGTAATTCAGCTACCGGGTGACCAGTGCAAGAACATATGCCAGTTCCTGGTGGACACTGGACTGGCTAAGGACCACCAGCTCGAGGTTCATGGGTTTTCAGTGCTTTGGGCTCCCTGAAGCTTAAGTGAGGGTGTCCTTGCAATGGAAATATCCCTTGTCACAAGTTTAAAAACATTACAGCTGGAATAATGTAACCATTGGGGGTCTGCTTTTAACTTGGACTAATGTAACTCCTTCATACAATAAACTGAAAagagctaaaacaaaacaaaacaaaactggctGCATAATCTTaccatatttactttttaaaaatgggtgaCATGTCCTCATGTGGAAAGATGTGGAAGATTATCAATAGAATAATTAAGCAATTATAATAACACACCACGCTACCTTTCTGTAACTCCTATAGTCACCTGCAGAGGGGGACCCCACCTGAAATATGGTTCAGAAAGTCTAAACTGGTGACACTACATCCATGCCCACAGGGCATCGAAGGGTCTGACTTCCATAAGAGAAGTGCTGGGGAAGGCAAGGCAGCCTCTTAAGCCCTGGAAATGCTTGGCAGAGTCAAGGAAAGGAGCCTGCCTAGGTTTTTACTGAGGTTGGGGGTGGGCTCGGGTGAGAGTCTCTGCTCACAGGCGGGAGCCTCCGCGGAAGGAATCTCTTCCAGAGTCAAAGGAGTGAGCAACAAGGCCTTATCACCACCAGGCACGAGGGGGAATGAGAAGGGATGAAAGTTTAAATGAGCATCTTGTTTTGTTACAGGAGTAGGCTCCtaaccccacccaagggcaggggctgtttGCCAAGACAAACATCAAACATCAAAAAACAGAGCTTGTCTGGCAGGTAGGGACCTTAGGTGTTGGCACAAAGAAAAATTCCTGTCCTCACAAGGTAAAAACCTGACTCAAAATCAAGAACCCTTCT
Protein-coding sequences here:
- the LOC118916169 gene encoding eukaryotic translation initiation factor 1-like, which translates into the protein MSWAPVVEPLSRTQPFSLAPSLPDAPPFSCHSLSKTVSTEENELHWVSAIQKLHSFHLFADGSKGDDLLLAGTKHYIYVGIQKRNVRETLTTVQRIADGYNKKKLVKAFKKLACNGTVIEQPEYGEVIQLPGDQCKNICQFLVDTGLAKDHQLEVHGFSVLWAP